TACCTGTATCAGCGAAGATTCGCTTGGGATATACCGATACCAGTCGCATGGATGATATACGCGGAGCGATTGCTGCGAGCGGTGCTGATTGGCTAACCATTCATGCACGCACGAAAACCCAAGGTTATAAACCGCCTGCTTACTGGGATAAAATTCAAGCGTTCAACAGCCTAAAGATACCGGTGATTGCTAATGGTGAGATTTGGAATAGTGAGCACGCACAAAACTGCATGGCGCAGTCAGGAACAACGCATTTAATGCTGGGACGCGGGGCTGTGACCCGTCCTGATTTGATTGCGCAGGTTGATTGTGGTTTAGATAGCGAGATGTCCAATACCCCAACCTTGTTATGGCAAGACCTGATTGCTCATCAGATTAGATTTTTGCAAGGCGCGGCAAAAAGCGATATCGTATTGGTCGGTCGTTATAAGCAGTGGCTAGCGATGCTCACCAAGGGCTATAGCGAGGCAAAGATATTATGGGATAGTATTAAAAGGGAAAAAAATAAGACAGCTATCATTAGCGCACTACAAATGAGTGGACGATAACGTTAGCTGCCTTTATCTTAGAATAAACGTCATTCTTACTCAAACACCGCTACATACTAATCCGAATCGATAAGTAAAAGAGCATGAGACAGCAGGCAATAGAAAGCCCCCAAAGAATGGAGCGAAACATGGCTAAATTGGTAATATAGGCGACGCAAAAACCGATGCGAATGAGCACGTATAGCCAA
This window of the Psychrobacter arcticus 273-4 genome carries:
- a CDS encoding tRNA dihydrouridine synthase — encoded protein: MQERQTTIKQLFANPVRLLAPMEGLTDPLMRQILTQIAADLGRPYDWSVSEFIRVTQHVLPAHVFYKYVPELHHDAKTASGTSIHIQLLGSEAQLMAENAAHACELGAPAIDINFGCPAKTVNSHRGGSVLLDEPEVMYDIISAVRQAVPANIPVSAKIRLGYTDTSRMDDIRGAIAASGADWLTIHARTKTQGYKPPAYWDKIQAFNSLKIPVIANGEIWNSEHAQNCMAQSGTTHLMLGRGAVTRPDLIAQVDCGLDSEMSNTPTLLWQDLIAHQIRFLQGAAKSDIVLVGRYKQWLAMLTKGYSEAKILWDSIKREKNKTAIISALQMSGR